The Chlorocebus sabaeus isolate Y175 chromosome 1, mChlSab1.0.hap1, whole genome shotgun sequence genome includes a region encoding these proteins:
- the PATE3 gene encoding prostate and testis expressed protein 3 has product MMKKKVSSLEPKDLCLQLLASFSCTRDFRVRMNKYFLFLFPLCCLIVAVTSLQCITCHLRTRTDRCRRGFGACTAQKDEACMLLKIYQGNALQISYMVCQKFCRDMTFDLGNRTYVHTCCNQNYCNFQL; this is encoded by the exons ATGATGAAGAAGAAGGTTTCCTCTCTGGAGCCTAAAGACCTGTGCTTACAGCTCCTAGCGTCTTTTTCCTGCACAAGAGATTTCCGGGTCAGGATGAATAAATACTTCTTGttcctcttccccctttgctgcCTCATTGTGG CAGTGACATCACTTCAGTGCATAACATGCCACCTTCGCACACGGACAGACCGCTGCAGAAGAGGCTTTGGTGCCTGTACTGCTCAGAAGGACGAGGCATGCATGCTCTTAAAGATCTACCAGG GCAATGCTCTGCAGATATCATACATGGTGTGTCAGAAATTCTGCAGAGACATGACATTTGATCTCGGGAATCGGACTTATGTTCATACATGCTGCAACCAAAATTACTGTAACTTCCAACTCTAA